In a genomic window of Phacochoerus africanus isolate WHEZ1 chromosome 6, ROS_Pafr_v1, whole genome shotgun sequence:
- the LOC125128805 gene encoding 40S ribosomal protein S29-like — MGHQQLYWSHPRKFGQGSRSCRVCSNRHGLIRKYGLNMCRQCFRQYTKDIGFIKLD, encoded by the coding sequence ATGGGTCACCAGCAGCTCTACTGGAGCCATCCAAGAAAATTCGGTCAGGGTTCTCGCTCTTGCCGAGTCTGCTCAAACCGGCACGGTCTGATCCGGAAATATGGCCTCAATATGTGCCGCCAGTGCTTCCGCCAGTACACGAAGGATATTGGCTTCATCAAGTTGGACTAA